Below is a genomic region from Streptomyces sp. RPA4-2.
GGGCGTTACGCCACAGCGACGGCTCCCCGATGGTCAGGATCTACGGTCCCGAACAGGCCGGGGCGGCCCGTGGCGGCACCGTCGCGCTGAACCTGCTCGGAGCCGACGGCCGGATCGTCGACGAACGGATCGTCACCCGTGACAGCGCCGCCCGGGGCATCTCACTGCGCACCGGGTGCTTCTGCAACCCGGGCGCCGGCGAAGCGGCGTTCTCCCTCCCGCTGCGCCTGCTGCGCTCGGCGGCGCGCAGCCAGGTCGGCTCACTGGAGGACTACCTGGAACTGCTGCGCCTGCCCACGGCGGGGGCCGTACGCATCTCCCTGGGCGTCTCCTCGCAGCCCCGGGACATCGAGACGTTCCTGACGTTCGTGACCCGGACCTACCGTGACCGGATACCGGGAGCGGCGGGGCTGGCGGCGCGGGTGGGCTGTTGAGAAACCGGCCCTGGGACTGGTGGGCTCGCATGGTGAGGTATCGCGTATTCCCGGACGGATGCGGGTCGCCGTCACTCCGTGCCGACCGCGGATTGCGGGGACGAACTCGCGCCGAAGGCGACGGTGGCATCATCCGGGCCAATCAGCTCTCGTACTCGGCTGCATGGCTGTCACGGGGGCGCGACGAGATCACGGGCGCGGTGAACTCCATGATGTCGAACTTCGAGGAGACGTACGGCTACGAGCCGGGCGCGAACGAAGTCCGGGCCGCCGGCGAAGAGGATCTTCGGTCTGCCCGCGACTACGGCCGGGAGGTTCTGGGATTCGAGGATCTGCTGACGTTCTACGAGTCGATCAGGGAGGTCGTGTTGCCTGACGTGGGCAACGGCTGCTTCGTCCACCCGGCGCGCGATGTCCTGCGCAGGCTCGCGGAGGAGGGGCCGGTCTTCGTTCCGGAAGCTGATGACCCGCTGGGGATGGTGATCGCTTCGAATGGTGGGGGCGTCCTCTACGTCGCCGACTGGGGCGGTGCGATCCACCGGTCTCGGTCTGCCTCCCTGGAGGATGCGCAGTTCGACAAGGTTGCCGACGACCTGCCGCGGTTCCTTGATGACGTCCGTCGTTGCGTCGTCACTTTCGTGGAGACGGGTGTGACCGGAGACCTGTAGTGATCACCGACTGTGGCCGCCGGGGGCGTATCGCCTCCAGATGCTGCCGGCTTCGGTGACCAGCTGTGTGGCGGTCTTGTCTGGCACCGAGGGACTTCGCGATGACGGGGGCCGGGGCGCGGGGCCTGGAGGACGAGTTGGCGGATCGTGGACGTCCTGCCGGGTTGTGGAGGGACGCCGATCTCGCGTGCTCCTGGAGGCACACTCACACGTCGCGGCGCCTCACGACGAGCACGGCGAGTGCGAGCGTGATCAGCGGCCAGAGCGTGTACACGGTCCAGGAGCCGGGGACCGTGGCGGTGTAGCCCAGGGATCCGGGATCCGGCGCCCAGGATTGGACCAGGCGATTCCAGGCGGCCGACACCAGCGCGTGTTTGACGTCTGCCGACCAGCGGTTGCGTTCCGAGAACATGGTGGGGAGCAACAGCAGGATGAAGATGCTGGTGACCGTGGTCCCGGCGGCATGCCGGATCAGGACGCCGAGGCTCAGACCGACCAGGGCGCAGCCCGGAGCCAGCAACGCGGATGCCACCAGCGCCCGGAACACCCCGGGGTGGGTGATCGGAACGCCGGCATGGTGCCCGTCCAGGATGGCCTGGGAGACCAGGAAGGAACCGGTGGAGGTGGCCGTGCCGACCGCGGTCCACAGCGCGGCGGTGACGGCCGCCTTGGCCAGTACGACGGCGCCGCGGGCGGGGACGGCCACGGTGGTGGTGCGGATCAGCCCGCTGCTGTACTCGCTCACGACGGTGAGGGCGCCCATGCCGGCGGCGACGAGGATCAGCGTCCAGTAGCCCGCCGGCGGATAGGCGTCGTAGGGCAGGAAGTCAGGGGGGCCGGAGGGCGCGGCCTCGTCCGCCAGTGTGGCTACTGCTGTGGAGCCGACGACGAACAGGACGGTAAGGGCGATCGTCCACGGGGTGGAGCGCAGGGACCGCATCTTGATCCACTCGGAGGCGAGCAGGTCGCGGAAGCGGGCGGGCGGCCCGGCGGCGTCGGTGGCCAGGGAGAGGGAGACGAGTGCGGTCATCGGGGCTCTCCTGCCGGGTATTCGACGCTGTCGGCGGTGAGTTCCATGAAGGCCGCCTCCAGTGAGGCGGTGCGGGTGGTCAGTTCGTCCAGCCGGATGCGGTTGTCGAAGGCGAGCGCCCCGATCCGGCCCGCCGGAAGCCCGGTCACGGCGAGTTTCTCGGCGCCCGCCGAGCCCTCCGGCTCGACCGAGGCGCCCGCAGCCGTCAGCACCGCTGCCAGCTCGGCGGCCTGCGGCGTCCCCACCACAACGCTGCTACGGGTACTACGGGCCGCGAAGTCCCGCAGCGGCTCGGCGGCGATGAGGCAGCCCCGACCGATGACGACCAGCTGGTCGGCGGTGTTCTCCATCTCCGACATCAGGTGGCTGGAGAGGAAGACTGTGCGCCCCTCGGCGGCCAGGCGCCGGAAGAGCCGGCGTACCCAGAGCACGCCCTCCGGGTCCATGCCATTGATCGGCTCGTCGAACATGAGCACGGGCGGGTCGCCGAGCAGGGCGGTGGCGATACCGAGGCGCTGCTTCATGCCGAGGGAGTATTCGCCGATGCGGCGGTTCGCCACCTCGGCCAGCCCCACCTCCTGAAGCACCTCGTCCACCCGGCGCCGCGGGATGCCGTTGCTGCGGGCCAGAGCGGACAGGTGGGCGGCGGCGCTGCGTCCGCCGTGGATCTGTACGGCGTCGAGGAGGGCGCCGACGTGCCGCAGTCCGCGCGGGTGGCGGT
It encodes:
- a CDS encoding ABC transporter permease; this encodes MTALVSLSLATDAAGPPARFRDLLASEWIKMRSLRSTPWTIALTVLFVVGSTAVATLADEAAPSGPPDFLPYDAYPPAGYWTLILVAAGMGALTVVSEYSSGLIRTTTVAVPARGAVVLAKAAVTAALWTAVGTATSTGSFLVSQAILDGHHAGVPITHPGVFRALVASALLAPGCALVGLSLGVLIRHAAGTTVTSIFILLLLPTMFSERNRWSADVKHALVSAAWNRLVQSWAPDPGSLGYTATVPGSWTVYTLWPLITLALAVLVVRRRDV
- a CDS encoding ABC transporter ATP-binding protein — encoded protein: MIEVSELTKRYGGRTAVDHLSFTVRPGQVTGFLGPNGAGKSTTLRMILGLDAPTTGTATVSGVPFHRHPRGLRHVGALLDAVQIHGGRSAAAHLSALARSNGIPRRRVDEVLQEVGLAEVANRRIGEYSLGMKQRLGIATALLGDPPVLMFDEPINGMDPEGVLWVRRLFRRLAAEGRTVFLSSHLMSEMENTADQLVVIGRGCLIAAEPLRDFAARSTRSSVVVGTPQAAELAAVLTAAGASVEPEGSAGAEKLAVTGLPAGRIGALAFDNRIRLDELTTRTASLEAAFMELTADSVEYPAGEPR